In Etheostoma cragini isolate CJK2018 chromosome 19, CSU_Ecrag_1.0, whole genome shotgun sequence, the genomic window CCAGATCAATCTCAGTAGCTGATGAAGCCATTAATCTTCCCCGTAATGAGCCAAGAAATAGTGGAAGGCTTTCTTTTCACGGTGGAGAATGTGTATCATGACACTTACTGTATGTTCTAACCACATTGTTGCATGTTTGCAGGTAAAGGAGTGACTTAAATGGGCAAACTGTTTAATTTTGGCATTAATATAATCATAATtggatggcagtagctcagtcagaaGGGAGCTGGGTTGGGACCCaaagggtcactggttcaagtccacatacggaccaaagtagctggagaggtgccagttcctctcctgggcactgccaaggtgcttaTGAGCAAGGCATGCCTtaccatgggcagcccccccactctgacatctctccactggtgcatgtgtgtgtagttcaggcctttgtgtaatgtgtgtaatgacaacagagtgtaaattgtaatttccccttgcaggattaataaagtctacaTCATTATTACATTAGAATTACTTATGGGTAGATTAGTACATCATTAGTAGGGACTGTATAACTACTCCGTAATGATATATTTGACAGAATTCCTGtcaagtgcaaaataattagcagtataatatatagtttGAAATATTTGATTATGCATCCCTGAAGGTCCAgatataatttaaagaaagctgtaccaggttggatttttctttcaGTGGGATTACTCTGCAGATGGTTTTTAATGGGAAGTTGTGAGTAAGCAGTCCTACTGTGCTGTACCTCTTTCAGGTGTGTTTTCACACTGCAGTCCCCAAAATCCTCCTGTGGGCATGCCCTCCAACAACATGGAGGACAACTTCTGATCCAGCTTCTCCACAGACGACTCCTGAAGAGCCTGAAATCCCGAGAGACAGAAACTTCACAAGCAGAACaccttttaaaatgatgtgCTGAGGCAAGGAAAGTCAGCACAAGCACAATATTTACAGCTTAAAGTTAAATTTGATGAGCAAACCCAAGCAGCACCTAAAGACTGTGGATTATACGGTGAAAGCCAGTCTATTACAACACGCCCATGTCCTGCCCTGTCAGTGcagacttttaatttgaaactcTCTTGGCAAATTCTTCTATTGGCATTGCCCATTTTTGCCTCATCAGCAAAAGAGACCTAATCAAATCAAGTGTTTGTGGCACAAGGAAGGCTGAAACCTGCCGTCGCTTCATTTCCAGAGAGGACAAAGAGCAGAAATACGCTGATTCGattaatttctcatttttcaGCGTCTTTCTAATGGCTTGAAGTGGATCGATTGTAAGCAACGTTTTTGGGGCAGCGATTGACTCATTTCTACAACGGAGTTGCATAACAATGAGTCATTAGGTAACAGACGACGTTCTATTTGCCTCCGAGGCTCAAAAGAGTTGCTTTCATTGAGAAAGGAGAGAATAGAACAGCATTCGAATGTTGACTCTgacactgtatgtgtatatgtaaatgCTTTCCTAGTTTTagcaactgctcaaagcgcttttacatagtacaggaaccattcaccattcacacacattcatacaggcTGCTgtgcaaggtgccacctgctcatcagaaaaacactcacacacatttatatgatgagcagcatcgggggcaactcagggttcagcatacagtatatatatatatatatatatatatagtagagcagttgcctgccaattggaaggatGATgcttcgatccctggccctgcagtcccatgacAAAATGTCCTTGGGCAAAACACTGCTTGTTCTATACAAACAATattgcatttacttttttactgaaagtaacattacaaaaagaaagtttAGAAACATCATGTACATCTTTATTACGATGTTGCTGTTGAAAAGTCTACCTGTGTTGCCAGCTAGTCTGCAACTGCAGTAGCTTCCAAAACACTCAATCCTACATTTTCCATAACGCAAATCCATAGTATTTATAAGTTAGTCCCTAGTCTTGGTGATAGGTCTGGGATGATGGGAGACGATGGCTCTATAAACAGATgtcaacaaaaatacttttttttaagttaataaaAAACCAAGTTGTCGTCAGATGGGTTCTGAGATTGCACTTTGGCCTCTTTTGCTCTTCAAACGGATATTTACCTGCATGCAGCCAAAGCCTGCTCAAACTTGACTGGTCAATACTTCTCAGACTACCAATGGACTACAGCACAAACGTAACCAGAACGTTTCCAATACCAAGATCGCGTCCCGTCGTCTACAGAAACTGCATTCATATGCAAACATCTGTTTATAAAGATTAATTAGACCCTCCCTGCCTGGTACATAGTCATTTGAAACAGCCCTTTAATGGCGTTACCTGACACATGAAATCTACAGGGTCTGCCGCCTTTGCCAGAAGGCAGGTTATTTCCTCCATGTTGCTGTAGTACTGCAGCTGGGTCTTGATCAATGGCACCCCATCGCTGTACACAGTCACTCTTACATATCCTGCTGGAAAatctgcaacagaaaacatacagaaaCTGTACGCAGACAGGGCTGAGAGAGAATATTAGTGCCTAAGATTTTATCGTAATGAGTGATTTAATCATACATGCATTATTTTGTCACCTGGTGCATTGACACATAGGATCCGCTCATTCCAGCAGACAGGCTTCAGTCTCAGCGTCTGATTCTCACCGGTAAACTCCAGCTCAGCATCGCTGCCAGCCGACTCGTTTTTCAAAAGAATGAACACTTCCGTAGAGCTCTGCCAAAGAGACAGTACAGTAAACTGCAGTGCAGCAAGTGTAAGGGACAatttctaaaaatataaaaaaaaaaaaaaaatggcctACTTCTAACTAAGTGACTCACCCCACATGGAACTCTGGAGGGAACCACCACAATGCTGGATGTGACCCTGTGGGCTCCAGCTGACTGCAGCCGTTCCACCTTTTGCTCTGATCCTGATAGTTTACGTGTGAAGGTGTCGACATTTGCCGCTGATGCTGTCGCACCTACAACAGATGGGAGATTGAACCTCATACTTAATTATGCACCAGTGCTGTCTACAAAATGGGTTTCAGCAAGCATGAGCAGTCCAGGGGCGTTTTCAGCCATGCTAGTGGAGTGGCTCTAAAAGTGGTCAGTTGGTCCAAACAGCAAAATCAAGCCAACTAAAATATGCATAGCCAAGAAATTTGAGATTTATGGTCCCAGGAGGATGGATCCTACAGCAACCGCCATGCAGTTGCTATACAATTTGATGCACACATTTATGTCCCTCTGGAGATTAAGTGTAATCCTCAACTTTTTTCATTGAGCACCATTATCAGGTCAACAATCCAGTGGactaaatacctgcaaaacgTTCCCATCAGCCTTTGCTGTACTGCTTTGTGATTAGTGAAAATAAGCAAAAAGTAAAACCAGAAATGGTAACACCTGCctaacacaacaacacatgttagcattagcatcatTAACACACCACTGTACCTCAGTAGCCTCACAGTGGTATGGCTGTGAAGAATATTTGTcttatttaaaactaaatgaggTGGAAAAACTGGTACGTACTGTTATAACATTTGGAGTTATGCAAAGAGAACatcttgtttacattttgcatcacagctgatttaacttctttggCAGTTACCACAGAAACCAGTCGTGGAGAGCCCTTTCTACACCTGTTTACATTGAAACGCTGTCTGTTGCATGTGCTAACAAACAAAAGCATGATCCTGTATGAGCAGGACAGGTACTCGTTGGTTAAAATCTAACGTTTGTGGGATCCTGGCCTGAAGCACTTCATTGTATCAGTGCAATGAAGTGATGCAGAGTACGCTTGAATTTGCATGGCTCACGAAGACTAGTCAGTGGTGGCCGAGGAGGAAAGACTGGCTATTTGCATCAGATGTTcctcctgcacacacacctgtttaaATACAAGCCCCCCTCCACCTCCgcttttataattttatacaAATAGTGCAATTAGGAAACACAGTGAAGGAAGCAGAGGATAATTGGCCGGGCCGATGAGGACATGctagacatacacacagtttcAGCAGAGCAGTCTCTGCAGCTGGTACTGTAGAATATTTCCCGTCAATCTTTTGGACCCACAATTCTcggggaaaaaaagtcagtaaacAGGTTTCCAAGCTGCTGCTCTGGCATTCTCACCGATAATGAGCATTCTTTTCCCCTCGTGTTCATTGCAGGGGAACGGCCATGCCATGTGAAATGTTTCCTGAAGGAAGGGCGTGCTGTAGAGGGTGACTGGGTTCTGGGTTTGCGAGACTAGCATGCCCACTGTGAATCCATCGCAGTCTGTTTCACTTACATGCATCATTTCAATTCATTAGACAAGAATTCATTTTATTACAAAGATCATTGTATTAGAGCTTCAGTGGGCGAAATAATGTTGGAAACTGCAGCATTCGGATTGGAACTACACTTTTCAGATTAAATTGAAAGGTTGCGGGGACACTGAGGTGGGATTTCATAGCTCACTGGTTTCTGAAATCAGGGCAGGGATCTCCAGGATTCTTTGTGGGCATCCAAGAGGTAACGAATGAATTGTTATGATTATAacaaattatttgattttacaaTAATTGATTCAGCAGAAGCTACTATAGGTGGAATAATGTGAAAGAGCATTTATTTGCACTTTTAACTTGCTTTGTATAACACAGCTGATACTAAATCATATCTAAAGCCAAAATGCTCTCACATGGCGGTCAGGGATACATGGTGGTCTACAGAATCACCACAATAAAAACCCTACCTTTTCTCACAACATCTGTCACAGTGGACAGGTACTCATGAGCATCTTGTTCACTGGAGACCTTCAGGCACTCGTCCCCGTTCAGGGGCACCAGCTCCAGCAGAGGGGTCAGACTGTCCACCCCACACAGCAGCACCACCACTTGAGCTGCGGGACGCAATACACGGGCCAGGAAGAAGCGCCTCTTCTGGCACAGCCCCTCCAGCATGCCTTTAGAGAGGATCAGGAGCTTGCAGGTGTAATGGGCCAGCCGGAGGAAGTCGTCCTGCCTGCTGGACACGGAGGCGATGTCATAGCAGCAGATCCCGTCCTCTGAGATTGGACCGGTGAAGACTGAATGCAAATAGGTGGCCCATTGTTCTGCCTCCGATTCATAGATGATTAGCAGCTCCTCAGCTAGAAGAAAAAGTATTCTTTAAAAGAAACTCCATGTTCCTGCTACCTAAAAATTGTATGCTGCTTAAGTTATGTTTATAGCAAAGGTCTCCAGACTTGACCCacatagaaaaatgtatcttaaaatgTAACCTACTGTtacaatttaacttttttttacaatatttttcaatattgtCCCAAGATGttactactaatactaatactaatcaAAATGTTGCTCTGAGCATTGCAAACAACCACAAATCAGCAAGACTCATATTTCAAATCATAACACAATGGATAAATAGACCAACAATGCAAAGGTAGAGCTCACCTGTCCGGCTCATGGCTACAGCGCTGTTGGTCTGACTTCACAGTGACATGGAACACCACTGCTGTGTCAGGAGGAGCTCAGATAAGAGGGAGTTTCCTGCTACACCcaaatggagaaagaaatgaaacaatattttgtttttttataaagtggACATAAAGTCTCTGCTCTGGTGAGAAGGAACACGTTTGGTTGTGTGggaatttttttcaaaaagaaaactttaacGCAGCACTAGTTCCATGGCAGCCATTCTAAGTCATTTAATCAGTGGACTTAAATGTACTCCATGTGATTTTAATGTGATGGAAAGTTCCCAAAACTGATTCTGTGGTTTGGATTTGAAAAGCTTGTCATCCAAGTTTAGTTGTGCTGGCAACATTTTTACTGGCACTACCAAACCTGGCTGGTACATAACACGGGTAGTTATAAATGTTTGTAATAGGATGGCACATTCAGATGACAAAACTTTTGGTGGAGATTTTCTGAGTGATTCCACATTTCCTCATTAGATATTTGTATGTATCttcatgtaataaataaaaacccatCAAAGCTACTGTACCGTGGAAGCACCCTAGACtggaaaacatacaaaataacaaaaaaaactacctcACTGTTTTATGATATGCCATTAAGAAATGTGCAAATGATAAACACAAAGGTCGCCGTCGAGCAGATCAGAAAGACTTGAGTCCCAGACTAGACCCGAGTTTAATTAGGTCTGCAGAGCTGGGGGTGCAAAGCAGAGACCCTAAGGCGTGTTAAAACTAATGATCTGGTGTGAATGTCTCCACCACAGGCAAAGATAAAAAGGCTGTGGGATGTTTTGACccactgtgcacacacacacacacacacacacacacacagtccctcaCTGGGAGAAATGTTAAGGCTTCATTAACTGCCTTCACCTGCCTGCACCTATCAACTCGTACCACAACAGTGTCTCCCTGATAGCAGTTTGCCTCCGTCTATTTCCTTTGAGGGTTAACTGAAATGCACAACTGTGGCATCAAAATGAGCAGGTGGAAGCTAAGGTGGCCTTCAGGCTAACAGCCAGTCCTGAGAACCTGATGGTGACTCACCACTTCCAATTCATGCAGATCCACACTCCACCACTCACTCCCACTTTCTGTACGCCTACTCTGATCTGAGCACAAAGACTGGACCTCTCTTCTGGATCGGTGGTGAGTTCAACTGAGGAGAAGATGTCCTCTATAGCATACAACCAGACTATCCAAGCCAGCTACTTTCCATACCTAGTGAGATGGAGATGAATGGCAGATTGACCATGACCTTAATAAGCAGCGTTATTACCAGTGTACACAAGGAAGACCGGAGCTGCTAGTCTGGTCCTGAGGGGGGCACTACAGGAAAACTATTTAAGAATCCTAACTAGAACAAGCCACTCTTCACCAATGTAtcaggattcatcctctgggaactATGAAAACCCACTGCTAGTATTAATGGAGCTGTGGCTTTCAGCTAGAGGTTGACATTTCCACTGATATTGTTACGTTCACTAAAAAGtggatacaaataaaaatgatgcagaTGATTATGTGTTTGAATGGCTCTGACATAGGGACACCCATTTGGtctagtaaaaaaataaataaggaaaagTTCAtcatgacaaaataataataaaaacaatctgaTAATTTGGACTTTGACTGACTAATTCCTAATGTGGAACTTTTTATCTAATCATTTTTGACACTGTCTATATTTGACTCTTAATCTTTTactgaaaatgactttttaatctcATAATGagtgatttattttctcatcATTCCCCACTGTATGTCTCATTGACTAACTAATgaggcattttttatttctttttttatttggaactgtttatttatgtctttttctttttctgatggGCTTCCATACTGAGTATTTGGGAAATagattcaaatacattttcaatagaTAGCTCACTGCAATATTTTATCTTCTTGTgtgaacatatacagtatatagtaggTGTAGACCTTTCATACCAGGCCACATTGACACAGAAGCAGCCCTTTGATAAAAGTGAATGTTCAGGCAGAGTGGCAGCCTGCCGCTCTCCACCTATAGGAAGAGTCGCTGGGAGTTGGGGGCGGGTCCTGTGTGTTAGCACGTTTGAGTGCACACTGCGCTCCGAGTAACAGTAAATCAGACTGAGCAGCTCCTACGGCCCCAGCGCTGAAACTGGAACCCGTTGCAAGTATTTTTGGCCGCTGATAGGACCGAGTGAGATCACTGCGGTCTCTTTTCTCGGATAGACTCAAGAGTTGTTCGGCGAGAGCAACGTAGGGACCGTTTTCAGTCTCATTTCTGCTCTATATCAATATTAAATCACACTGGAAATGTCCGAAAACAAGCCGAATGATGAGCCGAAGTTATCTACGACGGACAGAGTGGTGAAAAGTAAGTGTCATTTTTCACGAGGAGACGCTGCCCTGCTCTCTCTGggaccagcagcagcacaccAGGACCCTTCTGGTTCGTAGCAGCCGCGAATGTGTTAGCTGGCtatggaggagaggaagagggtgTTAGCCGAGCTCTGACAGCAGCAGTCAACTAGGAAGTGAGGGTAACTCCACTTTGGAACCCAGAGACGAATCTTTCTAGAAATGTGCCACATTCTGCCTATGAGGCGTCATAAAGCCCTTTGCATGGACATGCACAGCCAGCATGCGCGACCATTTGATTCAAATAGTGGCTACACAGTGCACGGCTTGACTGGATGCAGGCAGACATTGCACAAGCAGTGCATTCAACCCAAGGGCGGTTTTCCCTCATTGTGCATGCATCACCAAGCATAGTTCTACCAAGgcttctttttcatcttttgccCATTGCATAATACTGCTTGATGTGCATAGGCTGGGTTTTGTAATGTGTCATTTGAGTGTGTTCATCGTGTGCCTTTAGGGGTGGTTCTTCCTGCCTTCTGTGTTTACAGGTCTCACATTCCACCTTTGCAGTCTACCATAAGAATGCCATAAAGATCATAATCAAGGCGACCTACCCCGGTGTGATCAGGGAACAGGAGCAATGCAGCCTACCCTGTCTCCTGGCAGTTGCAGCACTCCACTTTACTTGCAGCATTATAGCCAGTTTCTGCTGGAATATGAGCCCTTTATGGTGTTCTTAGTGAAATGTCCCATGTTGGAAGACAACCCCGCAGCCTTTCCTCAGAAGGGAGATGACAGAATGTGTTTACTTGTGCTGGTTGGTTGTGATCCAGCACCAGCACTAGCATTATCCCCTCCAGCTCCAGTACATCACACCGGGCATGTGCAGCGATCACATTGTACACAAGCACAGGAGGGAAGCGTTGAGTAATTTTATTCAGGCTTAGCTGCAAGGCTTCGACCGGTTGAAAAGATTAGATCATCAGTGACCGTTAAACATGAAGACACtaggagaggaggaaaggcaATGCTACAGTATTCAAAAGACCATGACTATATTAAAAGGGCTTGCCAAGTTCTATCACACATCTACGTGATTGCTTTCTCAGGCTTAGCTTGTGCCATTTGAAATGAAGTCTTTCATGTAGCAAGTGGAGCGCTGTAACTAGTTGTTTTCTAGCTACATTTTGATCCAAAAATGGGGTTCGTTGTTAAAAGAGAGTCACCCAGCATGTCTTGGGTGGGTGCTTCTGTGATGAATATTTCAAGAGATCCTCGCCCTACAGTCTCCACCAACTTACAGGGTAATGAAAAATAGATATGTCAAGTATGGGTTTGAAAGAGATTTAACATTATCACAGGGAGGCTCGGCCGGCCTCGTTTATGCAGATCTGAGGCTGTACTCGTGGCCTTTGTCACTCTGTGGGAATGCCATCGTGTTGCATCGCAGTGCAATGCATTAGTGAAGCTCTGCTATGGGCTTAATCAGGTTAAAATGCATTGATTAGTCATTAGAGAGACTGTCAGGGAATCTGAGAGCCCAGCGTCTAATGGGACTCACTCTTAAACCTGATGTCAAGATCAGCAAAGTAATCCAAGTCATTATTCATTCAAGTTTGGTGAAGTCAGTGTTTTGGTAATGCATCAGTATTATGCCAACACAGACGCTGGCTGTGTACAAAGCACCTCTCCCAAATAACTGCAGGCTGTAGGTGTGAAGTCATTTGTTTTCAGCTGCCGAGCTTGCCCTGCTACAAAGGTGTCAGTCCGGCTTATCGGAAGTGC contains:
- the LOC117962234 gene encoding B-cell scaffold protein with ankyrin repeats-like — translated: MSRTAEELLIIYESEAEQWATYLHSVFTGPISEDGICCYDIASVSSRQDDFLRLAHYTCKLLILSKGMLEGLCQKRRFFLARVLRPAAQVVVLLCGVDSLTPLLELVPLNGDECLKVSSEQDAHEYLSTVTDVVRKGATASAANVDTFTRKLSGSEQKVERLQSAGAHRVTSSIVVVPSRVPCGSSTEVFILLKNESAGSDAELEFTGENQTLRLKPVCWNERILCVNAPDFPAGYVRVTVYSDGVPLIKTQLQYYSNMEEITCLLAKAADPVDFMCQALQESSVEKLDQKLSSMLLEGMPTGGFWGLQCENTPERELRHADAPSLLHFAARYGFQSVCSLLLQCPGAQRALHTANRHGLTPTQVAQSHGHTELYALLKETLNTFNSGKDNSDASVYEMMCAAGTPSTKHDQRGGDEEGEEDDLYAPLTMNDECDTIRNPTALVVIANRPPAPTPRPESTQGMDSGTPYITQVFQKKKTPQHDADLYSLPTKQAHGRENSISCTYDTFVPNQINGLQQLTELQQRVKPASPAVDGVLERSDRQRVQKGMDGVQQEKMNQLGASVVNPEDDHSVYDKINTIHHTPNTSL